A DNA window from Thermodesulfobacteriota bacterium contains the following coding sequences:
- the pgk gene encoding phosphoglycerate kinase: MTLPSIAQIDIAEKRVFIRVDFDFPTIGDTSAENNRKIINALPTIRYALAQNAKVVIASSFGNAKGRYNKKYSLEAVGSILSQSLGTEIYFPDNSIGEAVKKIGTDMQPGQVMLLENLEFQKGEIENSSDYARKLSECADIYVNEAFSLCDHNYASIVSICDYFENLCIGFQFENEIKNLESIKNPQRPFTAILGGSNVLEKLELAEYMLDQVDTVILGGVFANTFLNVLGGETGRSQIEKDAIYRIKRFISSAETRNINLVLPQDLLAIKGDLNNYESSFIISGGRLPKDMKVVDIGPDAQSDFQSRIEKAKTVLWSGPLGICEHDEFKKGTEFMARALAESDIFSVIIGQDTIDTALDAVGQEGRSFISYGGQCSVDYLLGKELLGIEAIKGRL; this comes from the coding sequence ATGACACTGCCATCAATAGCCCAAATAGATATCGCAGAGAAAAGAGTTTTCATCAGAGTCGATTTCGATTTTCCAACTATTGGTGATACATCAGCTGAAAATAATAGAAAAATTATCAACGCTCTACCCACTATAAGATATGCTCTAGCTCAGAATGCCAAAGTTGTTATTGCTTCAAGCTTTGGAAATGCAAAAGGTAGATACAACAAAAAATATAGTCTTGAAGCTGTGGGCAGCATACTTTCACAATCACTTGGAACTGAAATCTACTTTCCGGATAATTCAATTGGAGAGGCGGTTAAGAAAATAGGCACTGATATGCAACCGGGTCAGGTAATGCTGCTTGAGAATTTAGAGTTTCAAAAGGGGGAGATTGAAAATAGCTCTGACTATGCGAGAAAATTATCAGAATGTGCAGATATTTATGTAAATGAGGCGTTTTCTCTTTGCGATCATAACTATGCATCTATAGTCAGCATCTGTGATTACTTTGAAAATTTGTGCATAGGCTTTCAGTTCGAAAATGAAATAAAAAACCTAGAAAGTATTAAAAATCCCCAACGACCTTTCACAGCAATTCTAGGAGGCTCCAACGTTTTAGAAAAGCTTGAGCTTGCTGAATATATGCTGGACCAAGTTGATACAGTAATATTAGGTGGGGTTTTTGCAAATACATTTCTAAATGTCCTTGGCGGTGAGACTGGGAGATCGCAAATAGAAAAAGATGCAATTTATAGAATTAAGAGGTTTATCTCTTCTGCTGAGACACGAAATATAAATTTGGTTTTACCACAAGATCTTCTTGCAATAAAAGGTGATTTGAACAATTATGAGAGTTCCTTTATAATTTCAGGCGGCCGTTTGCCAAAGGATATGAAGGTCGTTGATATTGGCCCTGATGCTCAATCAGATTTCCAAAGTAGAATAGAAAAGGCAAAAACTGTTCTTTGGTCAGGACCTTTGGGCATATGTGAGCACGATGAGTTTAAAAAGGGTACTGAGTTTATGGCTAGGGCATTGGCCGAGTCAGATATTTTCAGTGTAATCATTGGACAAGACACAATAGACACAGCTCTTGATGCAGTTGGGCAGGAGGGTAGAAGCTTTATCTCATATGGTGGTCAGTGTTCAGTGGATTACTTACTTGGTAAAGAGCTGCTTGGTATTGAGGCAATTAAAGGGCGACTTTGA
- a CDS encoding pyridoxal phosphate-dependent aminotransferase, giving the protein MPSKLSQELSPFYVMDVLEKAKEIEAQGHRVFHFEVGEPDFETPDVISQEALRSINEGDTKYTHSLGIPELRQAVSENYKTNYRVSIDPDNVIITMGSSPALYLSIISLIEPGDEVLITDPHYACYPQIIKIAGGVPKTFRIYENEGFQIDVDRLRNEITSKTKAIIINSPANPTGIVLKPEVMKKIADLGIHILSDEIYHGLVYQGEAKTIYEFTNKAFAVNGFSKFYSMTGWRLGYLIAPGEFIRPIQKLQQNLFISPNAFVQRAGVVALNSAQDVANNMALKFDERRKAMISGLKKLGFEIQAEPEGAFYVFVDASRINPNSHELAFDILEKAHVAVTPGIDFGAGGEGYLRFSYATSISNIEQGIARLQKYIEKAEMAL; this is encoded by the coding sequence ATGCCATCTAAGCTTTCACAAGAGCTATCTCCTTTTTACGTAATGGACGTTTTGGAGAAAGCAAAGGAAATAGAAGCCCAAGGCCACAGAGTCTTTCATTTTGAAGTTGGCGAGCCGGACTTCGAAACTCCTGATGTAATTTCACAAGAGGCTCTTAGGTCCATAAATGAAGGAGATACAAAATATACTCATAGCTTGGGTATACCTGAACTAAGACAAGCCGTATCTGAAAATTACAAAACAAATTACAGAGTATCTATAGATCCTGATAATGTGATTATCACAATGGGCAGCTCTCCTGCTTTATATCTATCTATTATCTCACTTATCGAGCCAGGGGATGAAGTCTTGATAACTGACCCGCACTATGCATGTTATCCTCAGATCATAAAAATTGCGGGAGGGGTTCCAAAAACTTTTAGAATCTATGAAAATGAAGGTTTTCAAATAGATGTGGATAGATTACGCAATGAGATAACTAGTAAAACCAAAGCCATTATTATTAACTCTCCTGCTAACCCAACTGGTATCGTGCTTAAGCCCGAGGTTATGAAAAAGATAGCCGATTTAGGTATACATATTCTTTCAGATGAAATCTATCATGGACTTGTCTATCAAGGTGAGGCGAAAACTATTTATGAATTTACCAATAAAGCATTTGCAGTAAATGGGTTTTCCAAATTCTACTCAATGACAGGCTGGAGGCTTGGTTATTTAATAGCTCCAGGGGAATTTATTAGACCAATTCAAAAGCTTCAGCAAAATCTTTTTATATCACCAAACGCTTTTGTACAAAGAGCCGGAGTGGTTGCACTCAATAGTGCTCAGGATGTGGCCAATAATATGGCGCTTAAGTTTGATGAAAGAAGAAAAGCTATGATTAGTGGACTAAAAAAGCTTGGTTTTGAAATTCAGGCTGAGCCTGAGGGTGCTTTTTATGTGTTTGTTGATGCAAGCAGAATAAATCCTAACTCACACGAGCTCGCATTTGATATTCTGGAAAAAGCTCATGTTGCAGTTACGCCGGGCATTGATTTTGGCGCTGGTGGCGAGGGGTATTTAAGATTTTCCTACGCAACTTCTATTTCAAATATAGAACAAGGAATAGCTCGTTTGCAAAAATATATTGAAAAGGCGGAAATGGCTTTATGA
- a CDS encoding HU family DNA-binding protein — MKRSDIEKELADKFNLQPSQSEQILDTIIEHMTEVLENDGRIEIRGFGSFFTKSYGSYEGRNPRTGDKVTVSSKKLPHFRPSRELIGKLNDE; from the coding sequence ATGAAACGATCAGATATTGAAAAAGAATTGGCCGACAAATTTAATTTGCAACCTTCACAATCAGAGCAGATTCTCGATACCATTATTGAGCATATGACAGAGGTTCTCGAAAATGATGGTAGAATCGAAATTAGAGGATTTGGAAGCTTTTTTACAAAAAGCTATGGTTCATATGAAGGCCGTAATCCTAGAACTGGCGATAAAGTTACGGTTTCATCTAAGAAATTACCTCACTTTAGGCCTAGTCGTGAGCTAATCGGTAAATTAAACGACGAGTAG
- the def gene encoding peptide deformylase: MALRDILLYPNSILRKKCEPVEVIDDDLIELLDDMADTMYEAPGVGLAAPQVGISKRVLVADIQPRERIKESEEGEEILLPPDRAELIELINPEIVFSDGEVIGEEGCLSIPGFVSDVKRKFEVVVEGYNRDGELLEIKCDDLLARVFQHEIDHLDGVLFIDRLGRLKRELLKKKIEKALGKEEKQAVL; encoded by the coding sequence ATGGCACTACGCGATATTCTTCTCTATCCTAACTCTATTCTAAGGAAAAAATGTGAACCGGTAGAAGTGATAGATGATGATTTAATTGAACTACTGGATGACATGGCAGACACCATGTATGAAGCACCGGGGGTAGGGTTAGCAGCACCTCAGGTGGGTATTTCCAAAAGAGTTTTAGTAGCCGATATACAGCCAAGAGAAAGAATTAAAGAGAGTGAAGAGGGGGAAGAAATCTTGCTTCCTCCAGATAGAGCTGAACTCATTGAGCTCATTAATCCAGAGATTGTCTTTTCTGATGGCGAAGTCATCGGAGAGGAGGGTTGTCTTAGCATCCCTGGCTTCGTGAGCGATGTGAAAAGGAAATTTGAGGTAGTTGTAGAGGGATACAACCGTGATGGGGAGCTTTTGGAGATTAAATGCGATGACCTTCTTGCAAGAGTATTCCAGCATGAAATTGATCATCTTGATGGCGTTTTGTTTATTGACAGGCTGGGAAGGCTCAAACGAGAGTTACTAAAAAAGAAAATTGAAAAAGCACTTGGAAAAGAAGAAAAGCAAGCAGTCTTATAG